The Oreochromis niloticus isolate F11D_XX linkage group LG13, O_niloticus_UMD_NMBU, whole genome shotgun sequence genome has a window encoding:
- the nkx3.3 gene encoding NK3 homeobox 3: protein MTLSFSSFSIKNILTGLDANSKSGTAEEFCATKANNTRTGYGGRDDNHVYPETLPTHPRVISARSEVSTEEDTGEETELIEVAADDKEQCEEQGEQQKRPQCESAEEEGCNRGGETSCSPDAQQCRPGAKKRSRSAFSHAQVHELERRFSTQRYLSGPERADLAGALKLTETQVKIWFQNRRYKTKRRQMAAELAVCSSPKKVAVKVLVRDDQKQYHQGIGAHIPMTVPLYRGYQYYPYLHYYYHQPWNMDNMFCGGML from the exons ATGACATTAAGTTTTTCATCCTTTTCCATCAAAAACATCCTCACCGGACTCGATGCCAACAGCAAGTCGGGAACCGCGGAGGAGTTCTGCGCAACGAAGGCGAACAACACGCGCACCGGCTATGGTGGCAGGGATGACAACCACGTCTACCCGGAGACACTTCCCACACATCCCCGCGTTATAAGCGCCCGATCGGAAGTTTCTACAGAGGAGGACACAGGAGAAGAGACAGAGCTCATAGAAG tCGCTGCAGATGACAAAGAGCAGTGCGAGGAGCAGGGCGAACAGCAGAAAAGACCGCAGTGCGAGAGTGCAGAGGAGGAGGGATGTAACCGCGGCGGGGAGACCTCCTGTTCGCCGGACGCGCAGCAGTGCAGGCCCGGTGCAAAGAAACGTTCCAGGTCGGCCTTCTCTCATGCTCAAGTCCACGAGCTGGAGCGCCGTTTTAGCACTCAGAGGTACCTTTCTGGTCCCGAACGGGCCGATCTGGCAGGAGCCTTAAAGCTTACAGAGACCCAGGTGAAAATCTGGTTCCAGAACCGGAGATATAAAACCAAACGTCGCCAGATGGCGGCCGAACTGGCCGTATGCAGCTCCCCAAAGAAAGTGGCTGTAAAAGTTCTGGTGCGGGACGATCAAAAGCAATACCACCAGGGGATTGGAGCACATATCCCCATGACTGTGCCACTGTACCGGGGCTATCAGTACTACCCCTACCTGCACTACTACTACCACCAACCCTGGAACATGGACAACATGTTTTGTGGAGGGATGCTTTGA